The following coding sequences are from one Natrinema sp. CBA1119 window:
- a CDS encoding CPBP family intramembrane glutamic endopeptidase translates to MNDSRIQSTSTAIGLTYGSYIIGNIVLIIAALILGAIGLNLTAQPSLHVLLSTVLLQGVTYGGIAIIYLKVRNLDFEFVPFSIPSKRDLVITVIGTVVILGLLFVMSSAISYLGLESAQNKVVEIGQQSPATFLLLILLSFLLVGPGEELLFRGLVQGVLRESFTPARAIVLASALFASLHLFSLTGNGKFVYIGITFVLALVLGATYEYTENIIVPSLIHGTYNAIQFAIAYLATTGNV, encoded by the coding sequence ATGAACGATTCACGTATCCAATCGACCTCTACAGCTATCGGTCTCACCTATGGATCGTATATTATTGGAAATATAGTCCTTATCATTGCGGCACTTATCTTGGGGGCCATCGGTCTAAACCTCACGGCACAACCATCACTCCACGTATTACTCAGTACAGTTCTGCTCCAGGGAGTGACCTATGGTGGTATTGCGATCATCTATCTCAAAGTTCGTAATCTCGATTTCGAATTTGTTCCGTTCTCTATACCGAGTAAACGGGACCTTGTTATTACCGTTATTGGAACGGTAGTCATTCTCGGACTTCTTTTTGTAATGTCATCGGCTATTTCGTATCTTGGGCTAGAGTCAGCCCAAAATAAGGTCGTCGAGATCGGCCAGCAGAGTCCGGCGACTTTTCTTCTCCTCATCCTCCTCTCGTTTCTATTGGTTGGGCCTGGTGAAGAGTTGCTGTTTAGAGGGCTTGTCCAAGGTGTACTCCGAGAATCATTTACACCAGCCCGAGCGATCGTTCTCGCCAGTGCCTTGTTCGCCTCACTCCATCTTTTCTCCCTCACGGGAAATGGGAAGTTCGTGTATATTGGTATTACTTTTGTACTCGCCCTCGTACTTGGGGCAACGTATGAATATACGGAGAATATTATCGTACCATCACTTATTCATGGCACATACAATGCCATTCAGTTCGCCATTGCGTATTTAGCTACAACTGGAAATGTATGA
- a CDS encoding helix-hairpin-helix domain-containing protein produces MTRKFDSLDELRASGRDQLEGVHGVGEQMAGAILERRSASV; encoded by the coding sequence ATCACTCGCAAGTTCGATTCGCTTGATGAGCTGCGGGCGAGTGGTCGAGATCAGCTTGAGGGCGTGCATGGCGTTGGCGAACAGATGGCCGGTGCCATCCTCGAGCGGCGATCAGCTAGCGTTTGA
- a CDS encoding PAS domain-containing protein has protein sequence MTVKIGDLASILLEYEPDQLVGEGSQEYIHPDNRQTVADQFQQISATGELSALVRYRHATRSCEWVWLEGRFTNLPDDTLEGYVVSSRDISRQVAAERDRRITEPDSHFVDTDGRSGESCSGVFDRYRMTDSANS, from the coding sequence ATGACCGTCAAAATCGGCGATCTAGCCTCGATCTTGCTCGAGTACGAGCCGGACCAGCTCGTCGGCGAGGGCTCCCAGGAGTACATCCATCCGGACAATCGGCAAACCGTCGCGGACCAGTTCCAGCAGATCAGTGCGACGGGGGAATTGTCCGCGTTGGTCCGATATCGTCACGCAACCCGAAGTTGCGAGTGGGTGTGGCTCGAGGGCCGCTTTACGAATCTACCCGACGACACGCTCGAGGGGTACGTCGTCAGCTCGCGGGATATCTCCCGACAGGTCGCTGCGGAACGCGATCGCCGGATAACTGAGCCCGATTCGCATTTTGTCGACACTGACGGCCGGTCTGGCGAATCGTGTAGCGGTGTCTTCGATCGATATCGGATGACTGATAGTGCGAATTCTTAG
- a CDS encoding PAS domain S-box protein, with protein MTNERGDGSHPSTEDTDLPAENREREPGDSDQQFRALVDAVEEYAIFRLDSEGTVVSWNPGAERIKGYAAEEIIGRHFSTFYTDEDRAANVPENNLTGAVEQGSIEDEGWRVRADGSRFWANVTITAIRDDDGDLEGFAKVTRDMTDRKRAEEEHQLHLSVSRSLAEAASLEDGLLAVLEDVCHWTDWEVGQAWLVSDDGEAEKLPVSYVQSNDFQKFTDESSEFSFSPGEGIPGRVVETAKPVWFPDVTEVSEDIYPRTALAAEVGLKAGLGVPVLTDETVTVVLGFYVAESREVDEHMVEVVSSIAADLGGLVSRRQAEDELDRERQLLSEMMDAAPVGISIFSSDGDVQRVNEQALAIRGLPLDEDRFEADGRTFYDQEGNPIPLEEYPFLKVKETGEPIYDWTAQVELPNGRRKWLSVDAAPIKTDDGDIDRVVIIEEDLSELGEQYQAVMEAINDVIVTIDKDSVVRSVNPAVEDVFGYRQDELIGTSLTKLMPDELKDQHRAGMMQYLETGERTLDWDYLELPGLRADGTEIPLAVSFSEIRYRGERYFTGVLRDISERKEYQRQLEASNERLEQFAYAASHDLQEPLRMVSSYLRLIERRYADELDEDGREFIEFAVDGADRMRDMVEGLLEYSRVETRGDPFEPVDLDDVLAEVCDDLTIKIEETHADVTVESLPTVYGDARQLRQVFQNLLSNAITYSGDDPPDIHVGAERAGDEWVLSVSDEGIGIDPEDADRVFEIFQSLHTTEEGSGTGIGLALCKRIIERHDGEIWIDSEPGEGTTFSFTLPAARESNK; from the coding sequence ATGACCAACGAGCGCGGTGATGGTTCCCACCCATCCACTGAGGATACCGATCTACCTGCGGAGAACCGGGAACGGGAGCCCGGGGACTCGGACCAGCAGTTTCGCGCGCTCGTGGATGCAGTCGAAGAGTATGCCATTTTCCGACTCGACTCGGAAGGAACCGTCGTCAGCTGGAATCCCGGTGCCGAACGTATTAAAGGCTATGCAGCCGAGGAAATTATCGGGCGACATTTCTCTACGTTCTATACAGACGAAGATCGGGCAGCTAATGTTCCCGAGAATAACCTCACCGGGGCCGTTGAGCAGGGCTCCATAGAGGACGAAGGGTGGCGTGTCCGTGCTGATGGATCGCGGTTCTGGGCGAACGTGACCATCACGGCTATTCGTGATGACGATGGTGACCTGGAGGGGTTTGCGAAGGTCACCCGAGACATGACTGACCGCAAACGCGCCGAGGAAGAACACCAACTCCACTTGTCGGTAAGCCGGTCTCTAGCGGAAGCAGCATCGCTCGAAGATGGCCTGTTGGCAGTACTGGAGGACGTGTGCCACTGGACAGACTGGGAGGTCGGCCAAGCCTGGCTCGTCTCAGACGACGGTGAAGCGGAGAAACTACCGGTTTCATACGTTCAATCGAACGATTTCCAGAAATTCACTGACGAATCATCTGAGTTCAGTTTCTCTCCTGGAGAGGGCATCCCCGGCCGCGTAGTTGAAACCGCAAAACCAGTCTGGTTTCCCGATGTGACCGAGGTCTCCGAGGATATCTATCCGCGAACAGCGCTGGCAGCCGAGGTGGGGTTGAAGGCAGGCCTGGGTGTGCCAGTTCTCACGGATGAGACGGTGACCGTCGTCCTCGGGTTCTACGTGGCCGAGTCCCGAGAAGTGGACGAACATATGGTCGAGGTCGTTTCCTCGATTGCAGCTGATCTCGGGGGCTTAGTCTCCCGACGGCAGGCCGAGGACGAACTCGACCGAGAGCGCCAGTTGCTCTCGGAAATGATGGACGCCGCCCCCGTCGGGATCTCTATCTTCTCTTCGGATGGCGACGTCCAGCGGGTGAACGAGCAGGCGCTGGCGATTCGTGGCCTGCCGTTGGATGAGGACCGATTTGAAGCCGACGGTCGAACGTTTTACGACCAGGAGGGGAATCCAATCCCGTTAGAAGAGTACCCGTTTCTGAAGGTTAAGGAAACAGGTGAGCCGATCTATGATTGGACGGCTCAGGTCGAACTTCCGAACGGTCGACGAAAGTGGCTCTCGGTCGACGCCGCTCCAATCAAAACGGATGACGGGGATATCGATCGGGTGGTAATCATTGAGGAAGATCTCTCGGAACTGGGAGAGCAATATCAAGCAGTCATGGAGGCGATCAACGACGTGATCGTCACCATCGACAAGGACAGCGTCGTCAGGTCAGTGAATCCGGCGGTCGAGGACGTGTTCGGGTACAGGCAGGACGAACTGATCGGAACCTCGCTGACCAAGCTGATGCCAGACGAACTGAAAGACCAACACCGGGCCGGGATGATGCAATATCTGGAAACCGGCGAGAGGACCCTCGATTGGGATTACCTCGAACTACCCGGTCTGCGGGCCGACGGCACGGAGATCCCGCTGGCCGTCTCTTTCAGTGAGATCCGGTACCGCGGTGAGCGGTATTTCACAGGTGTCCTCCGCGACATTTCCGAGCGCAAAGAGTACCAGCGGCAGCTCGAAGCGTCCAACGAGCGCCTCGAACAGTTCGCCTACGCTGCCTCCCACGATCTCCAGGAACCGCTCCGGATGGTGTCGAGCTACCTCCGGTTGATCGAGCGGCGGTACGCGGACGAACTGGACGAGGACGGCCGGGAGTTCATCGAGTTCGCCGTCGACGGTGCCGACCGGATGCGCGACATGGTCGAAGGGCTGCTCGAGTATTCGCGGGTCGAAACGCGCGGGGACCCGTTCGAACCCGTCGATCTCGACGACGTACTCGCGGAAGTCTGCGACGACCTCACAATCAAGATCGAAGAGACTCACGCCGACGTCACTGTCGAGTCGTTGCCGACCGTCTACGGCGATGCGAGGCAATTGCGCCAGGTGTTCCAGAACCTCCTCTCTAATGCCATCACCTACAGTGGAGACGACCCACCCGATATCCATGTTGGGGCCGAACGGGCCGGCGACGAGTGGGTGCTTTCGGTCAGCGACGAGGGGATCGGCATCGACCCCGAGGATGCCGACCGTGTGTTTGAGATCTTCCAGAGCCTCCACACCACTGAGGAGGGCAGCGGCACGGGAATCGGGCTCGCGCTCTGTAAACGTATTATCGAGCGCCACGACGGCGAAATTTGGATCGACTCCGAGCCCGGCGAGGGAACGACGTTTTCGTTCACTCTTCCCGCGGCTCGTGAATCTAACAAGTGA
- a CDS encoding transposase, giving the protein MGATQERASRSSSLVSPSNKSSPIQLEKRANSATASPSTSRRRRNGLAKSLLYHLRNLEADAIDDQFDGVRADFFEILRKQRLLPDCVDVAIDLHQWRFYGDADTDHVLITYPDQGTTRTYCFATICIVVPGTRFTLDVLALEANGFRAKREAVRLLLETARKYVSIRHVYLDRDFYQVHVVTELEQLDVDYIVRARPSKGMKDRLSAGAETVVDEYLMQRKRKPTASVPVTVFAVPHRSTEDEHVWIVTNLELKTESARAYAAAFRRRGN; this is encoded by the coding sequence GTGGGAGCTACACAAGAGAGAGCTTCGAGAAGCTCCTCTCTTGTGTCGCCTTCGAACAAGAGTTCGCCAATACAGCTGGAAAAACGTGCCAACTCAGCAACGGCGAGCCCGTCGACGTCACGTCGACGGCGCAATGGACTCGCAAAATCACTTCTCTACCATCTCCGGAACTTGGAGGCGGACGCCATCGACGACCAGTTCGATGGCGTCCGCGCTGATTTCTTCGAGATTCTCAGGAAACAACGGCTATTGCCGGACTGTGTCGATGTTGCGATAGACCTCCATCAATGGCGGTTTTACGGTGATGCAGACACTGACCACGTTCTGATCACCTATCCCGATCAGGGAACAACTCGAACGTACTGTTTTGCGACAATCTGTATCGTTGTACCAGGAACGCGGTTTACACTTGATGTACTGGCATTGGAGGCGAACGGCTTTCGCGCCAAGCGCGAAGCCGTTCGCTTGCTGCTCGAAACGGCACGAAAGTACGTCTCGATCAGACACGTCTACCTCGATAGGGATTTCTATCAGGTTCACGTCGTTACGGAACTCGAACAGCTTGACGTCGACTACATCGTCCGTGCACGCCCGAGTAAAGGAATGAAAGACCGTCTCAGCGCCGGCGCTGAGACGGTCGTCGATGAGTATCTCATGCAACGAAAGCGTAAACCAACTGCTTCAGTTCCAGTAACTGTGTTTGCCGTTCCACATCGATCAACCGAAGACGAGCACGTCTGGATCGTGACGAATCTTGAGCTCAAGACAGAGTCGGCGAGAGCGTACGCGGCGGCGTTCCGTCGCCGCGGGAATTGA
- a CDS encoding transposase: MERKLRTKRGRSIYRKRSQSVEAVFDQHVTRGCDRFLLRGETGAQAEWSLFSATHNLLKLWRTRSPDNWARFSFCRH; this comes from the coding sequence ATGGAGCGGAAACTCCGGACGAAACGAGGCAGAAGCATCTACCGCAAGCGTAGTCAAAGCGTAGAAGCAGTGTTCGATCAGCACGTTACCCGCGGCTGCGACCGATTCCTGTTACGCGGGGAGACGGGGGCACAAGCGGAGTGGTCGTTGTTTTCGGCGACGCACAACCTGCTGAAACTGTGGCGGACACGATCGCCGGATAACTGGGCCAGATTCTCATTTTGTCGACACTAA
- a CDS encoding twin-arginine translocation signal domain-containing protein yields the protein MPNRRQFIRGVTATAALSGTGIVSASNPEEEDLASKIFHAYVKGGPDLVGRLLDKDGIAHTQTTTKVGSFDSDKNDSQIGTASNHYTESDSELNVIFSELSEYNRILCTVNMKLDGVNSSVRSPTFVPDVIGVGFDENVWTTVGTPNVQAMAMSDDGYHDAEFWPGSIDGGGLAAEVHLDWGPNGGGLPPTSYISLQCELVTNGTAGTIWGSYKHTWSWDPIGGAIKSITGGGPIGVDLDAGTSVLWDEMIPEDPEPALP from the coding sequence ATGCCAAATAGACGGCAGTTCATTCGAGGTGTAACGGCAACGGCAGCACTTAGCGGAACTGGTATAGTTAGCGCTTCAAATCCGGAAGAGGAAGATCTCGCCTCCAAGATATTCCATGCATACGTCAAAGGGGGTCCAGACCTAGTTGGAAGATTATTAGATAAGGATGGAATAGCGCATACCCAGACAACCACAAAAGTGGGGTCTTTCGATTCTGATAAGAATGATTCTCAGATCGGAACCGCTTCTAACCATTATACTGAAAGTGACTCTGAACTGAATGTGATATTCTCAGAGCTTTCTGAGTATAATAGAATACTTTGCACAGTGAATATGAAATTGGATGGGGTTAATTCAAGTGTTAGAAGCCCAACTTTTGTACCTGATGTTATTGGTGTGGGTTTTGATGAAAATGTATGGACAACAGTTGGAACCCCCAATGTGCAGGCCATGGCTATGTCAGATGATGGTTATCACGATGCCGAATTCTGGCCAGGGAGCATTGATGGTGGAGGTCTTGCTGCAGAAGTTCATCTTGATTGGGGACCAAATGGAGGAGGTCTCCCACCAACGAGTTACATTTCATTACAGTGCGAACTCGTTACTAATGGGACTGCGGGAACTATCTGGGGGTCTTACAAACACACATGGTCCTGGGACCCAATTGGCGGGGCGATAAAGTCTATTACCGGTGGAGGACCTATAGGGGTTGATCTCGACGCAGGGACGTCGGTTTTATGGGACGAAATGATTCCTGAAGACCCAGAACCTGCTCTTCCCTGA
- a CDS encoding IS4 family transposase, with the protein MTEAVHSRTQRSSRQTLSEEYSQSPTTASEFYSLLDEVDSEFIADQFEIGRYTAKHDFENHLKIGVFEGIHPSDSLAELAEKTATHKQLEEMAASTFSRHTNDRDYRAVVRVLFGLLHSPQLYHQRNVQRKRLEWLDRAVVAIDGTNLALTRSVTIPSKLDNNEVIDEIKPSNWGLKFNLAARVDGHAKRLLGVSVTAGETREPTQFDHLQDDVEVFADLDSPIHVFDRGYLDYNRFCALKEREKDFVCLLQSDSRVDILDSLQDIDITDEAGTRHVRDELIELAETGETFRRILFEDVDGEEIAYLTTLSSANYDPIDVMNIYTLRTLIEILFRELKQYTNIENFHSQSVNGVLFELFCTLIGYILIEWFRHCHPLRGGVPEAIRLIRTHWNQSLPVYG; encoded by the coding sequence ATGACAGAAGCAGTTCATTCTCGGACACAGCGTTCTTCGCGTCAGACCCTATCCGAGGAGTACAGTCAGTCACCAACGACCGCGAGCGAATTTTACTCGCTGCTCGACGAAGTCGACAGCGAGTTCATCGCCGACCAATTCGAGATCGGCAGGTACACTGCCAAGCACGACTTTGAGAATCATCTCAAGATCGGTGTCTTCGAAGGGATTCACCCGTCTGATTCACTCGCTGAACTGGCCGAGAAGACGGCCACGCATAAGCAACTCGAAGAAATGGCTGCTTCGACGTTCTCCCGGCATACGAACGACCGCGACTATCGCGCGGTCGTTCGTGTCCTCTTTGGGCTACTCCATTCACCGCAGCTGTATCACCAGCGTAATGTCCAGCGCAAGCGGTTGGAATGGCTCGATCGAGCAGTCGTCGCTATCGATGGAACAAATCTAGCTCTCACTAGATCAGTTACTATTCCGAGTAAGCTTGATAATAACGAGGTCATTGACGAGATTAAACCAAGCAATTGGGGCCTCAAATTCAATCTCGCTGCACGTGTGGACGGACACGCCAAGAGGTTGCTTGGCGTGTCCGTCACAGCGGGTGAGACACGTGAACCAACCCAGTTCGATCATCTCCAAGACGACGTCGAGGTCTTCGCAGACCTCGACTCGCCAATTCACGTGTTCGATCGGGGCTATCTCGATTATAACCGCTTCTGTGCGTTGAAAGAGCGGGAAAAGGACTTCGTGTGTTTGTTGCAATCAGATTCTCGGGTCGATATCCTGGATTCGCTCCAGGACATCGACATCACTGACGAAGCAGGAACGCGCCACGTACGTGACGAGCTGATTGAACTCGCCGAGACCGGCGAAACGTTTCGACGGATCCTGTTTGAGGACGTGGACGGAGAGGAGATAGCGTATCTAACAACGCTATCTTCTGCAAATTACGATCCCATAGATGTGATGAATATCTACACGCTTCGGACATTGATCGAGATTCTGTTCCGGGAGTTGAAGCAGTATACGAACATCGAGAATTTCCATTCACAATCGGTGAACGGCGTGTTGTTCGAGTTGTTCTGTACATTGATTGGTTACATCCTGATCGAATGGTTCCGGCACTGCCACCCCCTTCGGGGTGGCGTGCCGGAAGCGATCCGTCTCATCCGTACACACTGGAATCAGTCGCTTCCCGTGTACGGGTGA
- a CDS encoding plastocyanin/azurin family copper-binding protein, translating to MSQSTILLYYRQQWYNSIKSDNSSFPGIGFILYVIRAWRWAMERRSLLQIVGTAATGGVTILAGCSRSSNKNGDTGSTTDIQESNSNSGGSDRASNTVQMVTEGDNHYFDPIGLFVGSGDTVAFKLQSGAHSATAYKGGNKLVSETRFPEDAKAFTSKTLTKQGATYTHTFQEPGTYDYFCIPHKSQGMVGRIVVGEPGGPAEGSMPPDGDVPESQIITNQNSVSYSHFNR from the coding sequence ATGTCACAGAGTACAATTCTATTATACTATAGACAGCAGTGGTATAACTCTATAAAAAGCGACAATTCCTCCTTCCCCGGAATCGGGTTTATTCTTTATGTGATCAGAGCGTGGAGATGGGCTATGGAACGGCGATCCCTTCTTCAGATAGTGGGCACTGCCGCTACTGGCGGTGTAACTATCCTTGCAGGATGCAGTAGATCTAGTAATAAGAATGGGGATACTGGCTCTACGACGGACATCCAAGAGTCTAACAGTAACTCTGGCGGGTCTGACAGAGCTTCAAATACAGTCCAAATGGTTACGGAAGGTGACAACCACTACTTCGATCCCATTGGCTTATTCGTGGGATCGGGAGACACTGTCGCCTTCAAGCTTCAAAGTGGAGCTCACTCGGCGACAGCATATAAGGGGGGGAATAAATTAGTTTCAGAGACGCGTTTCCCTGAAGATGCCAAGGCATTCACTAGTAAAACGCTAACCAAGCAGGGGGCGACCTACACACATACCTTTCAGGAACCTGGTACGTATGATTACTTCTGCATCCCCCACAAATCACAGGGTATGGTTGGTCGAATAGTCGTTGGAGAACCTGGAGGTCCAGCCGAAGGAAGTATGCCGCCGGACGGTGATGTTCCGGAAAGTCAGATAATAACCAATCAGAACTCTGTATCGTATAGTCATTTCAATAGATAA
- a CDS encoding IS5 family transposase: protein MQALPKSQLLRFVEQAYHLARRATTRYSSKFSKQRYTLHQHIVLLCLKVRKNTTYRTLLDELIEMPRIREAIDLEELPSPSTLCKAFNRLDMAVWRVLLNLSITLLPTNGVVGIDASGFDRSHASKHYTKRTKLTIQQLKVTLLVDTRSNAIIDVHMTTTRKHDSQIAPSLIKRNTGEVVILLGDKGYDDQKVRALARETGVRPLIKHREFSSLHKAWNARLDADLYGQRSQNETVNSRLKRKYGSFVRSRHWWKQFRELAVGCLTHNIDKTL, encoded by the coding sequence ATGCAGGCCCTCCCAAAGTCGCAGTTGCTTCGGTTCGTTGAGCAGGCGTATCACTTGGCTCGGCGAGCTACTACCCGCTACTCTTCGAAGTTCTCGAAACAGCGGTACACGCTTCATCAGCATATCGTCTTGCTCTGTCTCAAGGTACGGAAGAATACGACGTACCGAACCCTGCTTGACGAACTTATCGAGATGCCTCGGATTCGGGAAGCCATCGATCTGGAGGAACTCCCCTCTCCTTCGACGTTGTGTAAGGCGTTCAATCGACTCGATATGGCAGTTTGGCGCGTCCTGCTCAACCTCTCGATTACACTCCTCCCGACCAACGGTGTCGTCGGGATCGACGCTTCCGGCTTTGACCGCAGTCACGCCTCGAAGCACTACACGAAACGAACGAAATTAACGATTCAGCAGTTGAAAGTCACGCTCCTCGTAGATACGAGGTCGAACGCAATTATCGACGTACACATGACGACGACACGAAAACACGACTCGCAGATCGCGCCCTCGCTCATCAAGCGGAATACTGGTGAAGTAGTGATTCTCCTCGGCGACAAGGGGTACGACGACCAGAAGGTCCGTGCTTTAGCCCGTGAGACTGGTGTTCGCCCGCTCATCAAGCACCGTGAGTTTTCGTCGCTTCATAAGGCGTGGAACGCTCGGCTGGACGCCGACCTCTACGGTCAGCGTAGTCAGAACGAGACGGTGAACTCCCGGCTCAAACGGAAATATGGCTCATTCGTCCGCTCACGCCACTGGTGGAAACAGTTCCGTGAACTCGCTGTTGGCTGTCTCACCCATAACATCGACAAAACACTCTGA